GACCGTCCGCGATCGGACTGGCGACTATGGGGCCGCCTTCGGGCTTGCAGCCGGAGCGGCGGCATTGGCAGCCCTGTTGATCACAATGCTCGCCGCGATGCCGGCCCGCCGCTCGGCGTTATGAGTAAGGTCATCTTCCATTGACGCAAAATACTATGGCGCCATCGACCAGCTTGGTATGTCTGCATGATTGAAATGCAGCCGCCACCGGACGACCGGGGAGGTTCAACCAGATCGGCAGCGACACCCCGATGTTGACGATAACGCAGCCCTCGCCTTTCGACATCTTCCAGTGGCTGCCGATCGATGTGCGCGCGGCGTTTGAGAGCGAAGCGCGCGTTCAGCATGTTCGCAAGGGAGATCACATCTACATCGAGGGTGATCCCGGAGATGCGATGTATCGTCTGGTGTCGGGAAACGTACGGTTGTCCGTCGTGGATGCTGACGGCCGTGAGTTATTGTATCTTCTTTTTGAACCGGGAGATTGTTTCGGTATCAGCAGTTGTATCGACGACGAACCGCGGCCGCACACAGCTCGGGCGAACAGCGACGTCGAGTTGCAGGTTCTCGGCAAAGCGGCAGTCGATCGCTTGCGCACGCTCCATCGGCCGTTCGATGACGCCATCATGAGGCTTCTTGCGCGGCATATGCGTATGCTTAGCCAATTCTTCGCCGAGACATCGTTGAAATCCCTGCGCGAGCGGGTGGCGAGCCGCCTACTCTCCACCGCTCGATCCTTCGGCGTGAAGACACCTGAGGGTATAGCGCTCTCGATCGAACTGCCTCAATCGGAGCTGGCATTCATGGTGGGCGGTTCGCGCCAATCCATCAACAAGACACTCCAGCGGTTTCGGGACGAGGGAGCGATCGAGATCAATCACGGCAAGGTCATCATCACGAATATCGAGCGACTCCGGGGCGCTGCGGGCAACCAGTGAGCGTTCGGTTCCTGCTTTACGGGCAAGAGAGTCAATGGGAGCCACATGTCGCCAAACCCTCTTCACGTCATGAGCTAATCTCTGCGATCGGCGTTGATGGGGACGATAGGGGCGGCGACAACATGACGAGCTCGCAGCAAACCTTCCCGTTGAGGCAAGCATCGCCGGCTGGTTCCTGAAAATTTGGCGCTGCATGACCGATGCTTCGAATAGATGTAACGCCGAGGCCACCAAGCCCAAGCGCTTCATAACAGGTCAAACACTCCGCATGGATCATTTTGGAGGAGGCCATCGGGACGCCCGGCTCTCCAGCAAGCGCGATGCCTGGTGACAGCGCAAGGGCCAATAGAAGCCACACTGTTACCCAATCAGGTTCTGAAAATATCGCGGGATATACCGGACGCCTCGAACAGATAATCGCGGCTGGCTTCCAGTTCGCTCCTGAGTTTAGCAACATCTACGCCGACGACTTCCCCCCGCCATTTGCGGATCGCACCGGCGACCATCACGGTGTCGACGTTGGAGCGTTCCATCAGCGTGACGATGGCCCCGGTCACATGGTTGAGCGGGGCGACGTTAATCGCCGATGCGTCGAGCAACAGGATGTCGGCGTCCTTGCCGGGCGTCAGGCTGCCGATCTTGCGATCAAGTTTCAGGCCTTTCGCGCCCTCGATCGTCGCGAAGCGTATCGCGTCGCGTGAGGTCACCATATCCGGCAGGTCGCTGTCGCCACTGAGTGCCCGTTCGTTGACGAAGGCACGCTGGAGCGTCATCGCGCTGCGCATCTGCGTGAACGGGTCGGCCGTCATCGTGCATTCGACATCGCTCGAGAGCGACGGCTGCATGCCCAGATCGAGCGCCTTCTGGATCGGCGGCATGCCGTGCCGCATCGTCATCTCGATCGGGACCGACAGCGAGATATGGGCACCCGCATCAGCCGCCGCCTTCCAGGCGAGATCGGACATGCCGGTCATATGGATGAAGATATTGTCCGCACCGAACTGGCCGGAACGGGCGAGCTCATCGAAGGCGGCTTGCACGCCGAAGGTACCAACCACATGCAGGGCGATCGGAATGGCCAGTTCCCGACCGATCTTCCAGGCTTCCGCATGGCCGGGCATATAGATTTCGCCGCCCATGGCCATGGTCAGGAGCTGGTCGTCAGATGAGAAATGTTCCGATTTCAACCGCCGTGCATCGAGCGGGTATTGCGCGCGGTCGCCCCAACCCTCGAAATAACCGAAAACCGCACGACGACCGGCTTCACGCAGCGCCTGTATGGCGGCATCCGAATGTTCGGGAGAATGATGGATCTGGGACACGTCCATGACAGTCGTCACCCCGGCGTCGATCTGCGACAGCGAGCCGAAGAGCTCGCTAATGTAGACGTCCTGCGGACGATAGACCATCGAGAACTTCTGGAGGATGTCCTCATGATAGTTGATCGCGCTATGCGGAAGCCCGTCGTTGATCAGGATGCCGTCCGCCAGGAAGCCGCGCAGCGCTGTCTCGAATTGATGGTGATGGGTATCGACGAAACCCGGCAGCACGATCATGCCCCGCGCATCGAGGATCGCGGCGTCCCCCGCGTCGATATTTGGACCAACGGCCTCGATACGCCGGCCGGACACGAGGACGTCGGCGCAGGCGAAATCGCCGACGTGTGGATCCATCGACAAGACGCTGCCCCCACGGATGAGAAGCCGCCGACCAGCCTCGCCGGATGCGCTCGGCATCTGTGACGGTGTCGACCTCCGGGCATTGTCTAGAATAGGCGAGCCGCCGCCAGCCTCGCCCCCAGGATGATATTGGCCGGGCGTTGCGGCCGTCGGCAGCGCGCCGGCATTATCCTGGCTACGGTGCTTGCACATACGGCTTCTCCCCAAGATTTCGATATTATCCTTGGTTTCCGCCGATGGATTGTCCGCGATCGACGCTGATCTCCTGTCCGGTGATTTCTGATGCGCCGTCAGACGCCAGGAACATATAGGCGCCAGCCAGATGCTTGGGATCTATCAGGCCGGGGCGGATCACCATCTGCGCCATCAGCGCCGCCTGATCGTCGGCCGTCAGCCCGTTCATGTTCATTTCGGTCGCCATTGAACCAGGACATACCGCGTTGACCGTGATGCCCTTCTCCCCGAGATCGCAGGCCAGAGACCGCACCATGCCCAGGACCGCGTGCTTGGACGAGATATAGGCCAGGAAGTTGCCCTTCATCGCCAGGCGCGCCCAGATCGACGCCGTGAAGATGACCTTCCCGCCGGGCTTCATGCGGGCGATGGCTTCCTGCGCGCACCAATAAAGGCCGAACACGTTCACCTCGAAATGGCGAACGAAATTCTCGGCATTCTTGTCGCTGCGATCGTCCGGAGGGGTCGGGATGCCGATGCCGGCGTTGTTCACCAGGACGTCGATATCGCCAATGTCCGCAAAGGCGGCGATCACCTCCTCCCGGCGAGAAATATCGAATTTCAGGGCGGTGACTTTCGCGCCGGTCTCCTTCTGGATAGCGTCCCGCGCCTCAAAGACGTCGTCGAGATGCGAGGTAATTGTCAGATCTACGCCTTGCCGCGCAAATTCTGTCGCAACGGCCAGTCCGATCCCGCTGCTTGCGCCCACGAAAACGATCTTCTTGCGCGACAATCCGTAATTAGCCTTGGTCATTGGTAAATCCTCTCATGATTCATTGTGCAGACATCGCGTTGTCACCCGGCCCTCACGAGCGGTCGCGGCGTATCGCTGGCAATCGGGGTTTCTCGAAAGGCGGCGTCGAGTTCGACCAGCTTGGTCCGATAAGCGGCAACCGCCTGTTCCTTCACAGGACCGTAGCCGCGTATCTCATCCGCCGCGGCCAGCAGCGCTACGGCCCGGTCGTAATTGGCCGGCATGAGGGCTGCGAGTGTCGCCGACAGCAGCTGCGTATAATCCGCGATCAACCCGCGCTCCATACGGCGTTCGGCGGTATAACCGAAGGGATCGAAAGCGGTGCCGCGCAAACCACGCAGCCGGGCCAGCACGCGGAGCGGGCTGAGTATCCAGGATCCGAACTCGCGCTTGCGCGGCCTGCCGTTCACCAGGCCGCCTCCCAGGATCGGCGGGGCGAGGTTGAAGGCGATGCGGGCCCTGTCGTCGAACGCCTTGGCGATATCCGCGCGCAGGCGATTGTCGGTCAGCATTCGGGCGACCTCATATTCGTCCTTATAGGCCAGCAGCTTGGCGTAGGTCCGCGCTACGGTTCGCGACAATGTATCGCGACCTGACGCGATGCCCGCGTCGACAGCCCGAACCTGCGCCATGACGTCGCGATAGCGCTGCGCCAGTGCCGCATTCTGATAAGCGGTCAGATGCGCGGCGCGATGTTCGATGATCTCATCGACGGTATCTGCGTGTGGAGCCTGATGCGGCGTGGCGCCCCGCGCCATGTCCAGCACAGCCTGCGGATCGGCGGCATAAAGCCGTCCCAGCCGGAAAGCGCGGATATTGAATGGCACCGCCACGCCATTCAGCGCCACCGCCTGCTCGATCGCCTCGACCCCGACGGGCAGCTTGCCGCCCTGCGCCGCCACGCCCAGCAGGAACAGATTGGCGCCGATCGTGTCCCCCATGATGGCCAGCGCGATCGCGGAGGCGTTCGCCCCGGTGAAGTTGTCCGTGTCCACCGCGCGGCGCAATTGCGCGGTCAGCAACGTGGTATCGGGATCGAAGTCGCGGTTGAACTGGAACGCCAGCGTCGGGGACACATCGCCATTGACGACGGCGCTGGTGCGCACCCGACTGAGCGTCATCGCGGCCTCCGCGCCCAGCGCAGCGACCAGATCGAACGCCAGCAACAGGTCCGCTTCACCCCGGCCCAGCCGCTGGGCATGGACCGCGCCGTGACTGGCGGCGATCCGCACATGGCTGTAGACCGCGCCGTTCTTCTGGCTGAGGCCGGTCATGTCGAACAGCGACATCGACAGGCCCTCGATATGCGCGGCCATGCCCAGCAGCGCGCCGACGGTGACGACGCCGGTGCCGCCGATGCCCGTGATCATGACATTATAGCCCGCGTCCCCGATCATGGCGCGCGGCGCATCCGCAAGGTCGGCAAACAGTGCCTCGTCGATCGTCAACGCCTTGGGCTTGCGCGGTTCGGCGTCGTACACCGTCACGAAGGAGGGGCAAAAGCCGTTGAGGCAGCTATAATCCTTGTTGCAGCTCGACTGGTCGATCGCGCGTTTGCGGCCAAACTCGGTTTCCATCGGGACCAGGCTGACGCAGGTGGATTGCACTGAACAATCCCCGCACCCTTCGCAGACCGATGGCGCGATGAACAGCCGCTTGGGCGGATTGGGAAAGGCGCCGGTCTTGCGGCGGCGACGCTTCTCCGCCGCGCAGGTCTGTTCGTAGATCAGGACCGTACAGCCGCTGACCTCCCGCAGCCGCTTCTGCACATCGTCCAGCGTGTCGCGATGCCCGATCTCTACACCCGCAGGCAGTTCGCGATTGCCCTCGTGCCGCGATGGATCATCGCTCAGCAGGATGATGGTCTTCACGCCCTCATCCTGCACCTGCCGTGCGATTTCGGCGACGGAGATGGGACCGTCAACCGGCTGCCCGCCGGTCATCGCCACCGCATCATTGTAGAGGATCTTGTAGGTGATGTTGACGCCGGACGCGACGGCCGCGCGGATCGCCAGCAGACCCGAATGATAATAGGTGCCATCACCCATATTCTGGAAAATATGCGGCGTGTCGGTGAACGGCGCCAGACCGATCCAGTTGCCGCCTTCCCCGCCCATTTGCGTGGGCAGCAACGCCACGTCGGGGCGGACGAAATTGACCATCGTGTGGCAACCGATGCCGGTCATGCTGACGCTGCCGTCCGGCACGCGGGTCGACCGGTTATGCGGGCAGCCGGAGCAGAAATAGGGGCTGCGACGTAGCGGTGCCGCGACCGCCTGGCCGGCACCCGCCAGACGGGATCGCGTCGCCCGCACAGCATCATTCGACAGGCCGAGCCGGTCGAGTCGATCGGCGATGGCAATCGCCAGCCCGGACGGGTCAAGCTGCACGATCGACGACAACAAGGGGGCGCCGTCCTCATCGGCCTTGCCGATGATCCGCGGATGACCGGGGATATTGACCAGCGTGGCCGCGATCTGCTGTTCGAGGAAGCTGCGCTTCTCTTCGATCACCAACAGCGTATCCTGTCCCTGAGCCAACTCGATCAGGCCGACAGGTTCAAGCGGCCAGATGCACCCAACCTTGTAAAGCGAAAGGCCCAGGGCAGCGGCGGCACCCTCGTCCAGACCCAGCAAAGCGAGCGCGGCGCGGACATCGCCATAGGATTTGCCTGCCGCGACGATACCCAGCGCTCGCTTCGGCGCGTCAATCACTACCCGGTCAATGCCGTTGGCCCGCACGAAGGCATGGACCAGGGGAAGACGATGCTCGACGACAATCTGCTCCTCGCGCAGCGGATTATAGGTCGCCTGCTCGATATTGATCCCGATCGGCAGGTCAGCGGGCCGTTCGGGCACCACTATCTCGAACCCATCAAGGTCGAGGTCGATGGTGGCGGTCTGCTCGGCCACCTCGTTGACGCATTTGATGCCAACCCACGACCCGCTGAAGCGGGACAGCGCGATGCCGAGTAGCCCGAAGCGCAATATCTCCTCTACATTGGCGGGATAGAGCGACGGGATGAGGCTTGCCGCCACTGCTTGTTCGCTCTGGTGCGCGACGGTGGAGGATTTGCCCCCATGATCGTCACCATAGAAGACGAGCACGCCACCGTTGCGATGCGCGCCGACATAATTGCCGTGCTTGAACGCGTCACCGGACCGGTCGACCCCCGGACCCTTGCCGTACCAAGCTGCGAACACACCATCATAGCGTGGGTTTGGCACAGCATCGAGCTGCTGCGTGCCGCGGACGGCGGTGGCGGCGATGTCTTCGTTGACCCCAGGCTGGAACCGGATATTCGCAGCTGCCAATCGATCGCCGATTGACCATAAGGTGGTATCGACATTGCCCAGCGGCGATCCACGATATCCAGTGATGTAGCCTGCGGTATTGAGTCCGCGGCGTTGATCCAAATCCTTCTGCGCGAGCATCACGCGTGCAATCGCCTGCGTGCCGTTCATTACGACACGCCCCCGGCTCAAGGCCCATTTGTCGTCCAGAGACACCGTCCGTAACGCCACAATCGCTGATCCAGGCACACCATTCTCCCAATGGAATGGCACTTTAGCGGGGGATCGTCCCGTCCGCTGTCAATCTGGCGACACCCACCCACAAAAGATCTGCGGTGTCGCGAAAGCGACAGCGAAAGCACATCGCGCCCGCTAGGTTGCTGACAGGGGGGACGGACTCATCCATGCAAAATCATCATAATATTATGGACCTGCGTCGTGCGGCCGTACGGGCGTTACCGCGTCCGATCTTCGACTATCTCGACGGCGGGGCGGAAGACGAAATCGTTCTGCGCCGTGCGACCAGCGCTTATGATGACATCGAGTTGCTTCCGCAGGCGCTGGTTGATCTATCGGCGTCCAATCACGAAACGCAGATTTTCGGACGCACCATCCCGTTCCCCTTGATGCTAGCGCCGACGGGTCTGACCCGCTTGTTTCACAAGGATGCCGAAGTCGCGGTCGCCGAAGCAGCTAACAAGGCCGGATTACCTTATTGCCTTTCCACCCTGGGCACGACCACGATGGAGGAGTTCGCACGCATGACCACAGCGCCGCGGCTGTTCCAGATCTATATCTTTAAGGATCGCGGGCTGACCGAGGAGTTCATCTCGCGCGCCCAGGAAGGCGGATATGACGGTCTGGTATTGACTGTCGATACGCTGGTCGCGGGCAAGCGTGAGCGCGATCTCGTCAATGGCCTCAGCCTTCCGCCCCGTCTTAACGCGCGAACCTTCCTGCAATTTGCAGCAAAGCCGCGATGGTCGCTTCCCGCTCTGTTTGGACGCAAGTTCGATTTTGTCAACGTCGCGCACCGCGTCGCGACGATGTCGGACAAGCAGGTACCGCTACACGTTTATGTCGCCGGGCAGTTCGACAATTCCATAACTTGGAAAGATGTCGAATGGCTGGCTGCACGGTGGAAGGGTCCGCTGGCGGTCAAGGGCATCCTGAGGGCAGAGGATGCCTGGCAGGCGAGCGAATGCGGAGCCGACACGGTGATGATCTCCAACCACGGCGGCCGCCAGCTAGAGACGGCGGTGGCGCCGATCGACCAGATCGCGTCCGTTGCCGGTGCGGTCGGGGGCAGGGTCAAGATCATCTGCGACGGCGGGATCCGGCGGGGCTCGCATATGGTCAAGGCCTTGGCGCTCGGCGCCGATGCCTGCTCGATCGGCCGTCCCTATCTTTACGGGCTTGCCGGCGGCGGCGCGCAGGGCGTGTCGCGCGCGCTGGACATCATGCGAGAAGAATATGAGCGCACGATGGCGCTGCTCGGCGCGGCGACGCCGCGGGATCTTAAGCCGTCCATGCTCAAGAAGATCGGGCCACGCGCATCAAGTGCCTGCTGACGACCAGCGAGGCGCTGCGCATCCAGCCCTGAGACAAGTAACCCTTGGCTGGCTATACGCCCCGGGTAGCGAAGAAGGCTGCCGGCTGGAAGACGGGCTGGTGATGTCGACGACGGAGATGATCGAGGCGGTAGAGCGTCCGTTGCGACCGACTGGCTCGGGCTTTCGGGCGACGCGCAATTCGGACGCCAGACCTGTTGCGGGTGCGTCAAATCCTGTCCGACGAGAGGCTGTCCTCGGCCAATCGTTTATTCGGCTTGTTTCCAGGTCTTGCCTGCCGCGCGATGGATTTGATCAACCACCATGGGAGCGACGAATTAATGGCTCTCACCGGCGCAGGATAGGTTCGAGGGAGTGGTCAGGCGCATTGGCGCTGACAGAAACAAGCCGAGTAAGCTGGTCGTCGCTGGCATCTTCGCCACGCTTGCTCGTCTCTTGGTGTTTCACCCCTGGAGGCCTGCTCGCCAGTCGGCCAAACGATCCAGTGCCGGCCGCAGAGTATCCGCCATGGGGGCGAGCTCATAGACATGGCTCGCAGCGGGTGGCGGAAGATAGTTGCGTCTCACTAGTCCTGCAGATTCGAGCGCGCGCATGCGCGTAGTCAGGACGTTTGCGCTGATCGCAGGGAGGGCATGTCGCAGATCCGAGAAGCGCCGCTGCCTTTCTCGCAGTAAGAGCAGGATTTGCAACGTCCATCGATTTTCGAGGACCTCGAA
The window above is part of the Novosphingobium sp. G106 genome. Proteins encoded here:
- a CDS encoding Crp/Fnr family transcriptional regulator, which translates into the protein MLTITQPSPFDIFQWLPIDVRAAFESEARVQHVRKGDHIYIEGDPGDAMYRLVSGNVRLSVVDADGRELLYLLFEPGDCFGISSCIDDEPRPHTARANSDVELQVLGKAAVDRLRTLHRPFDDAIMRLLARHMRMLSQFFAETSLKSLRERVASRLLSTARSFGVKTPEGIALSIELPQSELAFMVGGSRQSINKTLQRFRDEGAIEINHGKVIITNIERLRGAAGNQ
- a CDS encoding amidohydrolase family protein; translated protein: MPSASGEAGRRLLIRGGSVLSMDPHVGDFACADVLVSGRRIEAVGPNIDAGDAAILDARGMIVLPGFVDTHHHQFETALRGFLADGILINDGLPHSAINYHEDILQKFSMVYRPQDVYISELFGSLSQIDAGVTTVMDVSQIHHSPEHSDAAIQALREAGRRAVFGYFEGWGDRAQYPLDARRLKSEHFSSDDQLLTMAMGGEIYMPGHAEAWKIGRELAIPIALHVVGTFGVQAAFDELARSGQFGADNIFIHMTGMSDLAWKAAADAGAHISLSVPIEMTMRHGMPPIQKALDLGMQPSLSSDVECTMTADPFTQMRSAMTLQRAFVNERALSGDSDLPDMVTSRDAIRFATIEGAKGLKLDRKIGSLTPGKDADILLLDASAINVAPLNHVTGAIVTLMERSNVDTVMVAGAIRKWRGEVVGVDVAKLRSELEASRDYLFEASGISRDIFRT
- a CDS encoding SDR family NAD(P)-dependent oxidoreductase; protein product: MTKANYGLSRKKIVFVGASSGIGLAVATEFARQGVDLTITSHLDDVFEARDAIQKETGAKVTALKFDISRREEVIAAFADIGDIDVLVNNAGIGIPTPPDDRSDKNAENFVRHFEVNVFGLYWCAQEAIARMKPGGKVIFTASIWARLAMKGNFLAYISSKHAVLGMVRSLACDLGEKGITVNAVCPGSMATEMNMNGLTADDQAALMAQMVIRPGLIDPKHLAGAYMFLASDGASEITGQEISVDRGQSIGGNQG
- a CDS encoding indolepyruvate ferredoxin oxidoreductase family protein — its product is MPFHWENGVPGSAIVALRTVSLDDKWALSRGRVVMNGTQAIARVMLAQKDLDQRRGLNTAGYITGYRGSPLGNVDTTLWSIGDRLAAANIRFQPGVNEDIAATAVRGTQQLDAVPNPRYDGVFAAWYGKGPGVDRSGDAFKHGNYVGAHRNGGVLVFYGDDHGGKSSTVAHQSEQAVAASLIPSLYPANVEEILRFGLLGIALSRFSGSWVGIKCVNEVAEQTATIDLDLDGFEIVVPERPADLPIGINIEQATYNPLREEQIVVEHRLPLVHAFVRANGIDRVVIDAPKRALGIVAAGKSYGDVRAALALLGLDEGAAAALGLSLYKVGCIWPLEPVGLIELAQGQDTLLVIEEKRSFLEQQIAATLVNIPGHPRIIGKADEDGAPLLSSIVQLDPSGLAIAIADRLDRLGLSNDAVRATRSRLAGAGQAVAAPLRRSPYFCSGCPHNRSTRVPDGSVSMTGIGCHTMVNFVRPDVALLPTQMGGEGGNWIGLAPFTDTPHIFQNMGDGTYYHSGLLAIRAAVASGVNITYKILYNDAVAMTGGQPVDGPISVAEIARQVQDEGVKTIILLSDDPSRHEGNRELPAGVEIGHRDTLDDVQKRLREVSGCTVLIYEQTCAAEKRRRRKTGAFPNPPKRLFIAPSVCEGCGDCSVQSTCVSLVPMETEFGRKRAIDQSSCNKDYSCLNGFCPSFVTVYDAEPRKPKALTIDEALFADLADAPRAMIGDAGYNVMITGIGGTGVVTVGALLGMAAHIEGLSMSLFDMTGLSQKNGAVYSHVRIAASHGAVHAQRLGRGEADLLLAFDLVAALGAEAAMTLSRVRTSAVVNGDVSPTLAFQFNRDFDPDTTLLTAQLRRAVDTDNFTGANASAIALAIMGDTIGANLFLLGVAAQGGKLPVGVEAIEQAVALNGVAVPFNIRAFRLGRLYAADPQAVLDMARGATPHQAPHADTVDEIIEHRAAHLTAYQNAALAQRYRDVMAQVRAVDAGIASGRDTLSRTVARTYAKLLAYKDEYEVARMLTDNRLRADIAKAFDDRARIAFNLAPPILGGGLVNGRPRKREFGSWILSPLRVLARLRGLRGTAFDPFGYTAERRMERGLIADYTQLLSATLAALMPANYDRAVALLAAADEIRGYGPVKEQAVAAYRTKLVELDAAFRETPIASDTPRPLVRAG
- a CDS encoding alpha-hydroxy acid oxidase, which codes for MDLRRAAVRALPRPIFDYLDGGAEDEIVLRRATSAYDDIELLPQALVDLSASNHETQIFGRTIPFPLMLAPTGLTRLFHKDAEVAVAEAANKAGLPYCLSTLGTTTMEEFARMTTAPRLFQIYIFKDRGLTEEFISRAQEGGYDGLVLTVDTLVAGKRERDLVNGLSLPPRLNARTFLQFAAKPRWSLPALFGRKFDFVNVAHRVATMSDKQVPLHVYVAGQFDNSITWKDVEWLAARWKGPLAVKGILRAEDAWQASECGADTVMISNHGGRQLETAVAPIDQIASVAGAVGGRVKIICDGGIRRGSHMVKALALGADACSIGRPYLYGLAGGGAQGVSRALDIMREEYERTMALLGAATPRDLKPSMLKKIGPRASSAC
- a CDS encoding helix-turn-helix domain-containing protein; protein product: MIGVCTITKLHKPAILDAPEPERSFEVLENRWTLQILLLLRERQRRFSDLRHALPAISANVLTTRMRALESAGLVRRNYLPPPAASHVYELAPMADTLRPALDRLADWRAGLQG